In the genome of Curtobacterium sp. MCLR17_036, the window CGACGACCAGGGCAACGAGGACGTCGCGATCATGATGGTCGAGGCCGAGGCCACCGAGCACAGCTGGGACCTCATCCAGGGCGGCGCCACCAAGCCCGACGAGGCCGTCGTCGCCCAGGGCCTCGAGGCGGCCAAGCCGTTCCTCAAGGTGCTGGTCGAGGCGCAGGCGAAGATGGCCGCGCAGTCCGCCAAGGAGATCCAGGACTACCCGGTCTTCCCGCCGTACGCCCCCGAGGTCTACGACGTGGTCGAGTCCCTCGCCCTGTCCGAGCTCGGTGACGTCTACAAGATCGCCGGCAAGCTCGAGCGCCAGGACGCCGACGACGCCCTCAAGGCCCGCGTCAAGGAGGCCGTCGCCGCCAAGGTGTCGGCCGGCGAGCTGCCGGAGAGCGCCAACGGCCAGGTCAGCGGTGCCTACAAGTCGGTCACGAAGAAGGTCGTCCGCGGCCGCATCCTCACCGAGCAGGTCCGCATGGACGGTCGCGGCCTCGCCGACATCCGTCCGCTCGACGCCGAGGTCGCCGTGATCCCGCGCGTCCACGGTTCGGCGATCTTCCAGCGCGGCGAGACGCAGATCCTCGGCGTCACCACGCTGAACATGCTCAAGATGGAGCAGCAGATCGACTCGCTGTCGCCCGTCACGAAGAAGCGCTACCTGCACCACTACAACTTCCCGCCCTACTCGACCGGTGAGACCGGCCGCGTGGGTTCGCCGAAGCGTCGCGAGATCGGGCACGGCTTCCTCGCCGAGCGCGCCCTCGTGCCGGTGCTGCCGTCGCGTGACGAGTTCCCCTACGCGATCCGTCAGGTGTCCGAGGCCCTCGGCTCCAACGGCTCGACGTCGATGGGCTCCGTCTGCGCGTCGACCCTGTCGCTCCTCAACGCCGGTGTGCCGCTCAAGGCCCCGGTCGCGGGCATCGCGATGGGCCTCGTGTCCGACACCGTCGACGGCCAGACCCGCTACGCGGCGCTGACCGACATCCTCGGTGCCGAGGACGCCCTCGGCGACATGGACTTCAAGGTCGCCGGTACCTCGGAGTTCGTCACGGCCATCCAGCTCGACACGAAGCTCGACGGCATCCCGTCGTCGGTCCTCGACGCCGCGCTGAAGCAGGCCAAGGAGGCCCGCTCGGCCATCCTCGGCGTGCTGACCGAGGCGATCGACGCCCCCGACGAGATGGCGGACACCGCGCCCCGCGTCATCTCGGTGCAGATCCCCGTCGACAAGATCGGCGAGCTGATCGGCCCGAAGGGCAAGACGATCAACGGCATCCAGGACGACACCGGTGCCGACATCTCGATCGAGGACAACGGCACCGTCTACATCGGCGCCGTCGACGGTCCGTCGGCCGAGGCCGCTCGTGCCCAGGTCAACGCGATCGCGAACCCGACCAACCCGGAGATCGGGGACCAGTTCCTCGGCACCGTCGTGAAGATCGCCACCTTCGGCGCCTTCGTGTCGCTGCTCCCGGGCCGTGACGGTCTGCTCCACGTCTCCGAGGTGCGCAAGCTCGCCGGTGGCAAGCGTGTGGAGAACGTCGAGGACGTCCTCGGCGTCGGCCAGAAGATCCTGGTCGAGGTCACCAAGGTCGACGACCGCGGCAAGCTGTCGCTCGCGCCGGTCGTGGCCGACGACGTGGACACCGAGGGCCGTGACGACCACGCCTCGCACGCCGAGGCTCCGGCCGAGGGCTGATCCACCCGCGTCCCGACGCACGAACGGCCGCCGTCCCCTCCCGGGGCGGCGGCCGTTCGCCGTTGCGGGCGCCGTCAGGCCGCCGGGGTCTCCTGCGTGCCGACGAGCTGGGCGCGGCCGAGCAGGTGCTCGCGGAGCACGAAGCCGACGACCGCGGGGGTGGCGTCCGCCGGGGCCTCGAGCACCGGCACGTCGAGCGCGCTCAGCGTGAAGAAGTAGCGGTGCGCACCGTGCCCGGCGGGCGGAGCGGCGCCGAGGAACGTGTCGGTGCCGAACTCGTTGCGGCGACGGAGCGCCTCGGCCGGCAGCAGGGCGTCATCGGTCCCGGCGCCCTGCGGGAGCGAGGTCGCCGAGCCGGGGATGTCGGTGAGCGACCAGTGCCAGAAGCCGGAGCCGGTCGGTGCGTCGGGGTCGTACACCGTGAG includes:
- a CDS encoding polyribonucleotide nucleotidyltransferase is translated as MEGPEIKFAEAVIDNGKYGTRTVRFETGRLAQQAQGAVAAYLDEETMLLSATSAGKHPREGFDFFPLTVDVEERSYAAGKIPGSFFRREGRPSTEAILVCRLIDRPLRPSFVDGLRNEVQIVITVLSIAPDEFYDALAINAASASTQISGLPFSGPIAGVRLALIGDQWVAFPKASQLADAVFDLTVAGRVVTDDQGNEDVAIMMVEAEATEHSWDLIQGGATKPDEAVVAQGLEAAKPFLKVLVEAQAKMAAQSAKEIQDYPVFPPYAPEVYDVVESLALSELGDVYKIAGKLERQDADDALKARVKEAVAAKVSAGELPESANGQVSGAYKSVTKKVVRGRILTEQVRMDGRGLADIRPLDAEVAVIPRVHGSAIFQRGETQILGVTTLNMLKMEQQIDSLSPVTKKRYLHHYNFPPYSTGETGRVGSPKRREIGHGFLAERALVPVLPSRDEFPYAIRQVSEALGSNGSTSMGSVCASTLSLLNAGVPLKAPVAGIAMGLVSDTVDGQTRYAALTDILGAEDALGDMDFKVAGTSEFVTAIQLDTKLDGIPSSVLDAALKQAKEARSAILGVLTEAIDAPDEMADTAPRVISVQIPVDKIGELIGPKGKTINGIQDDTGADISIEDNGTVYIGAVDGPSAEAARAQVNAIANPTNPEIGDQFLGTVVKIATFGAFVSLLPGRDGLLHVSEVRKLAGGKRVENVEDVLGVGQKILVEVTKVDDRGKLSLAPVVADDVDTEGRDDHASHAEAPAEG
- a CDS encoding YbhB/YbcL family Raf kinase inhibitor-like protein, with protein sequence MANDPNWNLPEVPAFTLTSPDFADGAELPTWARGTDAGGEDRSPALEWSDAPEGTKSFVLTVYDPDAPTGSGFWHWSLTDIPGSATSLPQGAGTDDALLPAEALRRRNEFGTDTFLGAAPPAGHGAHRYFFTLSALDVPVLEAPADATPAVVGFVLREHLLGRAQLVGTQETPAA